In Xiphophorus couchianus chromosome 24, X_couchianus-1.0, whole genome shotgun sequence, a single genomic region encodes these proteins:
- the pfdn4 gene encoding prefoldin subunit 4 has product MSGSAEHRCSKIEEVKMAAATMKGPVAVEDVVVTFEDQQKINKFARNTSRMGELKNEIESKKKTLQNLQDASDELMMLDDDSLLVPYQIGGVFIGHSQEETQEMLEAAKEGLEQEVKGLEERVSEIQQVLGDLKVQLYAKFGNNINLEADES; this is encoded by the exons ATGTCAGGTTCTGCTGAGCACCGCTGTTCAAAAATAGAAGAAGTCAAGATGGCAGCCGCCACCATGAAGGGACCTGTA GCGGTTGAAGACGTCGTCGTGACTTTTGAAGACCAACAGAAGATCAATAAATTTGCCAGAAACACGAGTCGGATGGGGGAACTCAAAAACGAAATAGAGTCGAAGAAA AAAACGCTGCAGAACCTGCAGGACGCCAGCGATGAGCTCATGATGTTGGATGACGACTCCTTATTGGTCCCTTACCAGATTGGTGGTGTTTTTATTGGCCACTCTCAGgaagaaacacaagaaatgcTAGAAGCTGCCAAG GAAGGCCTGGAGCAGGAGGTCAAAGGCCTGGAAGAACGCGTGTCAGAGATCCAGCAGGTGCTGGGCGACCTGAAGGTCCAGCTTTATGCCAAGTTTGGTAACAACATCAACCTGGAGGCAGATGAAAGCTAA